The Kribbella shirazensis genomic interval CGCGGCTGAAACCCCACGTCGTCTGGGTCAGGTCGTTCGTCCCGAACGAGAAGAAGTCGGCGGCCTCCGCGATCTGGTCCGCGATCACCGCGGCCCGCGGCAGCTCGATCATCGTCCCGATCGGAATATCGACGTCGGCACCGACCTCTTCGAGCACGCGTTCCACCTCGTCGCGTGCCAGATGCAGCTCCTGGACCGCGCCGACCAGCGGGATCATGATCTCCGGCCGCGGATCCTTCCCGCGGCCGCGCAGTTCGGCGGCCGCCGACGCGATCGCCCGGACCTGCATCGCGAACAACCCGGGGACCACGAGCCCGAGGCGTACCCCGCGCAGGCCGAGCATCGGGTTCTGCTCGTGCAGCCGCTCGACCGCCGCCAGCAACTTCACGTCGTGGTCCGACTCCGCGCCACGCTCCCGCGCCACCGCGACCTTCACCGCAAGGTCCTCCATCGACGGCAGGAACTCGTGCAGCGGCGGGTCGATCAACCGGATCGTCACCGGCAGCCCGTCCATCGCCGCCAGCAACTCCAGGAAGTCCCCACGCTGCAACGGCTCGAGCTCGGCCAGCGCCGCCTCCCGGTCCACGTCGTTGTCCGCGAGGATCAGCCGCTCGACGGATTCGCGCCGCTCACCGAGGAACATGTGCTCGGTCCGGCACAGACCGATCCCCTCGGCCCCGAACCGCCGCGCCCGCGCCGCATCGTCCGCGGTGTCCGCATTGGTCCGTACGCCGAGCCGCCGTACGTCGTCCGCGTGCGAGATCAGCCGGTGCACCGACGCGACCAGCTCGTCGCCGGCGTCCGGCGTCAGCGTGCCCTCGAAGTACTGCACGACCGGCGACGGGACGACCGGTACCTCGCCGCGGAACACCTCACCGGTGGTGCCGTCGATCGAGATCGTCTCGCCGGCCTCGATCACCGCGCCGTTCACCTTGATGGTGCCCTGGGCAACGTTCACGTCGAGCTCCTCGGCGCCGCAGACACAGGTCTTGCCCATGCCGCGGGCGACCACCGCCGCGTGCGAGGTCTTGCCGCCGCGGCTGGTCAGGATGCCCTGCGCGGCGATCATGCCGTGCAGGTCGTCGGGGTTGGTCTCGCGCCGGACCAGGATCACCTTCTCGCCCTTCTCGGCGGCCTCGACCGCGGCGGCCGACGTGAACACGACCGTGCCCGACGCGGCCCCCGGCGACGCGCCGATCGCCTTCGTGATCAGGTCCTTGTCGGCGTCGGCGTCGAACCGCGGGAACATCAGCTGCGCGAGCTGCGCACCCTTCACCCGCCGGAGCGCCTCGTCGGTGTCGATCACGCCTTCGTCGACCAGGCTGGTCGCGATCCGGAAGGCCGCCGCCGCGGTCCGCTTGCCAACGCGGGTCTGCAGCATCCACAGCTTGCCGCGCTCCACGGTGAACTCGATGTCGCACAGGTCGCGGTAGTGACTTTCGAGCGTGGCCAT includes:
- the ppdK gene encoding pyruvate, phosphate dikinase, giving the protein MPNLVYDFAEGNKDMKDLLGGKGANLAEMTNLGLPVPPGFTITTDACRAYLETGAVPAELADEIDHHVDMLQQKMGKKLGQADDPLLVSVRSGAAASMPGMMETVLNVGLNDDSVNGLAHQSGNPRFAWDAYRRLIQMFGKTVLDMDGEVFEQALDAAKEAKGARTDLDLDADDLKALVETFKQAVHDHTGREFPQDPRSQMDLATEAVFRSWNSDRAILYRRQERIAADLGTAVNICSMVFGNLGMDSGTGVAFTRDPSTGQQGVYGDYLQNAQGEDVVAGIRNTVPLADLEQLDKTSYDDLMNIMATLESHYRDLCDIEFTVERGKLWMLQTRVGKRTAAAAFRIATSLVDEGVIDTDEALRRVKGAQLAQLMFPRFDADADKDLITKAIGASPGAASGTVVFTSAAAVEAAEKGEKVILVRRETNPDDLHGMIAAQGILTSRGGKTSHAAVVARGMGKTCVCGAEELDVNVAQGTIKVNGAVIEAGETISIDGTTGEVFRGEVPVVPSPVVQYFEGTLTPDAGDELVASVHRLISHADDVRRLGVRTNADTADDAARARRFGAEGIGLCRTEHMFLGERRESVERLILADNDVDREAALAELEPLQRGDFLELLAAMDGLPVTIRLIDPPLHEFLPSMEDLAVKVAVARERGAESDHDVKLLAAVERLHEQNPMLGLRGVRLGLVVPGLFAMQVRAIASAAAELRGRGKDPRPEIMIPLVGAVQELHLARDEVERVLEEVGADVDIPIGTMIELPRAAVIADQIAEAADFFSFGTNDLTQTTWGFSRDDVEGAFFSRYLEKGIFAVSPFESIDREGVGALVRTGVDRGRSAKPDLKLGVCGEHGGDPDSIQFFHEAGLDYVSCSPFRIPVARLESGRAALD